A genomic segment from Peribacillus sp. ACCC06369 encodes:
- a CDS encoding altronate dehydratase family protein, whose translation MKDIFQIHENDNIALALRKLSKDERFIINGTELVIKEEVERGHKVALKNLQKDDHVIKYGFPIGHVLQEVEIGEWVHTHNTITNLSGTQEYSYERKLIDNPFHDENLTFKGYKRGNGSVGIRNELWIVPTVGCVNGIAEKIIKRFEKEVGNITPFDNMLVFKHNYGCSQLGDDHENTKQILLNAVNHPNASGVLVLGLGCENNEMVKFKEDLGNVDENRIKFLVSQDVTDEIEAGVKLVKEIHAYVQGDKREDVPLSELKIGLKCGGSDGFSGITANPLLGRFSDFLIAQGGTTVLTEVPEMFGAETILMERAKNEDIFHKIVAVINDFKEYFLKFDQPVYENPSPGNKKGGITTLEDKSLGCTQKAGSSPIVDVLKYGEVLKAKGLNLLSAPGNDLIASSALAATGCQMVLFTTGRGTPFGTFVPTMKVSTNTSLYKSKPHWIDFNAGILLDDDISSEYILRKFINYIIQIANGEFVNNEKNDFRELAIFKTGVTL comes from the coding sequence ATGAAGGATATTTTTCAAATACATGAAAATGACAATATAGCATTAGCCTTAAGAAAATTATCAAAAGATGAACGCTTCATTATAAATGGAACAGAATTAGTGATAAAGGAAGAGGTTGAAAGAGGACATAAAGTGGCATTAAAAAATCTTCAAAAAGATGATCATGTAATTAAGTACGGTTTTCCAATTGGTCATGTTTTGCAAGAGGTGGAAATTGGCGAGTGGGTCCATACGCATAATACAATAACCAATTTATCAGGTACTCAGGAATATAGCTATGAACGGAAGCTTATAGATAATCCTTTCCATGATGAAAATTTAACATTTAAAGGATATAAAAGGGGAAATGGATCCGTGGGAATCAGAAATGAGCTCTGGATTGTTCCCACAGTAGGATGTGTTAATGGCATTGCCGAGAAAATCATCAAAAGATTTGAAAAAGAGGTAGGGAATATTACACCTTTTGATAATATGCTTGTCTTTAAACACAATTATGGCTGCTCGCAATTAGGGGATGACCATGAAAATACAAAGCAAATCCTGTTGAATGCAGTGAACCATCCAAATGCGTCAGGCGTTCTCGTACTGGGGCTGGGATGTGAAAATAATGAAATGGTCAAATTCAAAGAAGATCTGGGAAATGTGGATGAAAACCGAATTAAATTTCTTGTATCACAAGACGTGACGGACGAAATAGAGGCTGGAGTAAAGTTAGTTAAAGAAATCCATGCCTATGTTCAGGGTGATAAAAGGGAAGACGTTCCATTATCGGAATTGAAAATAGGCTTAAAATGTGGGGGTTCGGATGGATTCTCAGGAATAACGGCTAACCCCCTTTTAGGTAGGTTTTCAGATTTTCTGATAGCACAAGGTGGAACGACCGTCTTAACAGAAGTACCTGAAATGTTCGGGGCGGAAACCATCTTAATGGAACGAGCGAAGAACGAGGATATCTTCCATAAAATTGTTGCCGTAATCAATGATTTTAAAGAGTACTTTTTAAAGTTCGACCAGCCAGTCTATGAAAATCCTTCCCCTGGAAATAAAAAAGGGGGTATTACAACGCTTGAAGATAAATCTTTGGGGTGCACACAAAAGGCGGGATCATCTCCAATTGTCGATGTATTGAAGTATGGGGAAGTGCTGAAAGCGAAGGGCTTAAACCTACTGAGTGCCCCAGGAAATGACTTGATTGCTTCTTCAGCACTCGCTGCCACTGGCTGTCAGATGGTATTATTCACCACTGGACGAGGAACACCGTTTGGGACATTCGTTCCTACGATGAAGGTGTCCACCAATACATCATTATATAAATCTAAACCACATTGGATTGATTTTAATGCAGGTATCTTGTTGGATGATGACATTTCCTCTGAATACATTTTACGGAAATTTATTAATTATATCATTCAAATAGCTAATGGCGAATTTGTAAACAATGAGAAAAATGACTTTAGGGAACTCGCTATTTTTAAAACAGGTGTTACCCTTTAG
- a CDS encoding threonine/serine exporter family protein — MMFAQLITSFIASAAFGVIFNVPKNSLFQCGFVGMLGWLLYYSLVENEINSIIATLASAFIVAVISQYFAKRYKTPITIFNVSGIIPLVPGGLSYDAMKHFVGNDFYVAVQLAAKVFMLAGAIAMGLIFAEVMNQLVTKYNRRKLRLGS, encoded by the coding sequence ATGATGTTTGCACAGCTTATTACAAGTTTCATTGCCTCAGCCGCCTTTGGAGTCATCTTCAATGTACCGAAAAATTCATTGTTTCAATGTGGTTTCGTGGGGATGTTAGGGTGGCTTCTATATTATTCTTTGGTTGAAAATGAGATAAACAGCATCATTGCAACATTAGCGTCTGCATTCATCGTTGCGGTCATCAGCCAGTATTTTGCTAAAAGGTATAAAACGCCAATCACGATTTTCAATGTATCGGGAATCATCCCCCTCGTGCCTGGAGGTTTGTCGTATGATGCGATGAAGCATTTTGTCGGAAATGATTTTTATGTCGCCGTTCAATTGGCCGCCAAGGTCTTCATGCTGGCTGGTGCCATTGCAATGGGGCTGATCTTTGCAGAAGTCATGAACCAGTTGGTAACTAAATACAATAGAAGAAAGTTAAGGTTGGGAAGTTAG
- a CDS encoding LacI family DNA-binding transcriptional regulator, translated as MVTIKDIAKIANVSHTTVSRALNNSPLIKEDTRKKILDLASQLNYTPNYNAKSLVMKKSHTIGLFFTSISNGTSPSFFTDTIKGVNSVINENFNLFVRGIDDYEDFSAINSGRFDGIILMSQSDVDNVFIYYVLEKKIPLVVLNRQVDEKKLINILSNDSEGSYQAIEHLIQNGHQNIAIIEGKEGFKSTKKRKDGFIKALIDYEIPIKSEYAVKGNYDMHSGYQAMEKLLTVKTPPTAVFCSNDDMAIGAMNAVFAYGLKVPEDISIIGFDDIGFAQYTTPRLTTVKRPIEQISIKGAENLLSLIGNPGKHGKRIFVNTELKVRDSVKKLKS; from the coding sequence ATGGTGACGATAAAAGATATTGCTAAGATAGCGAATGTATCTCATACGACAGTATCAAGGGCCTTGAATAATAGTCCTTTGATTAAAGAGGATACAAGGAAGAAAATACTGGATCTAGCCTCTCAGCTAAATTATACCCCAAATTATAATGCTAAAAGCTTGGTAATGAAGAAATCACACACAATCGGATTGTTTTTTACAAGCATCTCAAATGGTACATCACCCAGCTTCTTTACAGATACAATCAAGGGAGTCAACAGTGTCATTAATGAGAATTTCAATTTATTTGTACGCGGTATAGATGATTATGAGGATTTTTCAGCTATTAATAGTGGTAGGTTCGATGGGATTATTTTGATGAGCCAAAGTGATGTGGATAATGTTTTTATCTATTATGTATTGGAAAAAAAGATACCTCTTGTCGTGTTAAATAGACAAGTTGATGAAAAGAAACTGATTAATATTTTATCAAATGATTCAGAGGGATCCTATCAAGCGATTGAACATTTGATTCAAAATGGTCATCAGAATATCGCGATTATTGAAGGTAAAGAAGGATTTAAATCGACTAAAAAGCGGAAAGATGGCTTTATAAAGGCATTGATTGATTACGAAATCCCAATCAAAAGTGAATATGCTGTCAAAGGGAATTATGATATGCATAGTGGGTACCAGGCTATGGAAAAATTGCTTACCGTCAAGACGCCACCGACTGCTGTCTTCTGTTCCAATGACGATATGGCCATAGGGGCGATGAATGCTGTTTTTGCATATGGTTTGAAGGTTCCAGAGGATATATCCATTATTGGATTTGACGATATTGGATTTGCCCAATATACAACTCCGCGGTTAACAACTGTAAAAAGACCGATCGAGCAGATAAGTATAAAGGGGGCAGAGAACTTATTATCTCTAATTGGAAACCCTGGGAAACACGGGAAGCGAATTTTTGTGAATACAGAATTAAAGGTGCGAGATTCTGTGAAAAAATTGAAGTCATAA
- a CDS encoding tagaturonate reductase — translation MEKISKKISGEHPLYQEKILQFGEGNFLRAFVDWQIDVLNKKTDFKGSVVVVQPRGSEKIERLNEQDGLFTLYLQGIKEGKAVNEHMIVNSISRGIDLVKDYDKYVDLAGSEELRFIISNATEAGVYLETTDRLEDRPQKSFPGKLTAFLFHRFQAFKGDYQKGCVIIPCELIEENGAKLRDIVLQFASIWNLGEAFVEWILHANTFCNSLVDRIVPGFPKDTIDEITAELGYQDDLLVVGEQYHQWVIEGPQWIKTEFPIDQVGLNTFFVDDLTPYRVQKVRILNGVHTAMTPVAYLSGVETVAEAMEDDTTGQFIKELTFEEIIPTLNMPTEELRAFANDVLNRFKNPYIKHYFLSISLNSLSKFKTRNLPALLDYVEKKQELPRRMVFSLSALLIFYKGKRGGEMIPLEDDSSVLELFKASWKSVAEDTMKVEELVETILGNQDIWGMDLNGISGLTKLVAEYVHQIEESGIKPSLEAMMKEQSVK, via the coding sequence ATGGAAAAAATAAGTAAGAAAATCAGTGGGGAACATCCCTTATACCAGGAAAAAATCCTTCAATTTGGAGAGGGGAATTTCTTAAGGGCATTTGTTGATTGGCAAATTGATGTACTGAATAAAAAAACGGATTTCAAAGGCAGTGTAGTGGTTGTCCAGCCAAGAGGTTCTGAAAAAATTGAGCGTTTGAACGAACAAGATGGATTATTCACTTTATATTTGCAAGGGATTAAAGAGGGAAAAGCTGTTAATGAGCATATGATTGTCAATTCGATAAGCAGAGGCATTGATCTAGTTAAGGACTATGATAAATATGTGGATTTAGCAGGTAGTGAAGAGCTAAGGTTTATTATTTCAAATGCCACGGAAGCAGGAGTTTACTTAGAAACGACTGACAGATTGGAAGACCGTCCTCAAAAAAGTTTTCCAGGTAAATTAACCGCTTTTTTATTTCACCGCTTCCAAGCATTTAAGGGGGATTACCAAAAAGGTTGTGTTATCATCCCGTGTGAATTAATAGAAGAGAATGGAGCTAAGCTTAGAGACATTGTTCTTCAGTTTGCTAGTATTTGGAATCTTGGGGAGGCGTTTGTCGAGTGGATTCTCCACGCCAATACATTCTGCAACAGTTTAGTTGATCGAATCGTACCTGGTTTTCCAAAAGATACGATAGATGAAATCACAGCAGAGTTAGGGTATCAAGATGATTTATTAGTAGTAGGTGAACAATACCATCAGTGGGTCATCGAGGGCCCTCAGTGGATCAAAACGGAATTTCCAATCGATCAAGTGGGTCTAAATACCTTTTTTGTCGATGACTTAACACCATATCGCGTACAGAAAGTGCGAATTCTGAATGGTGTCCATACAGCGATGACCCCTGTTGCCTATCTATCAGGAGTGGAAACAGTGGCAGAGGCGATGGAAGATGATACTACTGGACAATTTATAAAAGAATTGACTTTTGAAGAAATCATACCGACGCTTAACATGCCGACTGAAGAATTGAGAGCCTTTGCAAATGATGTTCTTAACCGTTTTAAAAACCCTTATATTAAGCATTATTTTTTGAGCATTAGCTTGAATTCCTTATCAAAATTTAAAACAAGGAATCTCCCGGCATTACTCGATTATGTGGAAAAGAAACAAGAGTTGCCCCGTCGAATGGTTTTTTCCTTGAGTGCTTTACTCATTTTTTATAAAGGTAAAAGGGGAGGAGAAATGATTCCGCTTGAGGATGACTCAAGTGTTCTTGAATTATTTAAGGCGTCGTGGAAATCGGTGGCTGAGGATACCATGAAAGTCGAGGAGCTTGTCGAGACGATTCTTGGGAACCAAGATATTTGGGGGATGGATTTGAATGGAATAAGCGGACTTACGAAATTGGTGGCAGAATATGTACATCAAATTGAAGAGTCAGGTATTAAACCTTCGTTGGAAGCAATGATGAAGGAACAATCCGTAAAATAG
- a CDS encoding glycoside-pentoside-hexuronide (GPH):cation symporter, with translation MSTVLAQEKDPIEVKKEKLSLKEKISYGFGDFGNGFMFDLGQLYLLKFLTDIAGIPAAAAGTIFLVSKLFAAIMDPIVGSSIDYRKNIGKRGKFKPYLIIGSLVLAIFTVLLFISPEISITGKLIYAYALYMIWGIAYSFTNIPYGSLGAAMTQNAEDRTSLATFRQIGSLGALLITSVIVMPLIVKFENPKVGYPVVMGIMCIVGIIGFYICYRNTKERVLVKEAPREKLSFKSIIKTFVTNKPLLTLVLMTIFSISAYNIKSALLIYFAQYNLGNVTLVANMSFVIIGSSFIGVILMPKLVKKFGKKHTAMLGFAICIVADLINFFIPTNIYSFTILSAIAFIGISIPNGITWALVSDIIDYGEWVSGERKEATTYSLFNFSRKLAQSLAGFLSGLGLSLIGYVPNVAQTAGTLLGIKGLLTLYPAIALTIAMLIIGILYKLTDEKHAEIIQKLETR, from the coding sequence ATGAGTACAGTCCTTGCTCAAGAAAAAGATCCGATAGAAGTGAAAAAAGAGAAATTGAGTTTGAAAGAGAAGATATCTTATGGTTTTGGTGATTTTGGAAACGGTTTCATGTTCGATCTCGGTCAACTTTACCTGCTTAAGTTTCTTACTGATATTGCTGGTATACCTGCAGCAGCTGCAGGTACAATTTTCTTGGTCAGTAAACTTTTTGCAGCCATTATGGATCCGATTGTTGGCTCCTCAATAGATTATCGTAAGAACATTGGTAAGCGCGGTAAGTTCAAACCATATTTAATTATTGGAAGTTTAGTATTAGCTATATTTACTGTGCTACTGTTTATTTCACCTGAGATATCAATTACAGGAAAACTTATATATGCCTATGCTTTATATATGATTTGGGGCATTGCTTATTCCTTTACCAATATTCCTTATGGTTCACTTGGAGCCGCAATGACACAAAATGCTGAAGATCGGACTTCCCTTGCCACTTTCAGGCAAATAGGTTCATTGGGAGCATTGTTGATCACTAGTGTCATTGTTATGCCATTGATTGTGAAATTTGAAAATCCTAAAGTAGGTTACCCGGTTGTAATGGGAATAATGTGTATTGTCGGAATCATTGGTTTCTATATTTGTTATCGAAATACAAAAGAAAGAGTTTTGGTTAAAGAGGCGCCAAGAGAAAAATTATCTTTTAAATCTATTATTAAAACATTTGTAACAAATAAGCCCTTATTAACACTGGTACTGATGACGATTTTTTCAATCTCAGCTTATAATATCAAGTCAGCATTATTAATCTATTTTGCACAATATAATTTAGGTAACGTAACCCTAGTGGCTAATATGAGTTTTGTCATTATCGGTTCCTCTTTCATAGGGGTTATCCTAATGCCTAAACTTGTCAAGAAATTCGGAAAAAAGCATACGGCGATGCTAGGATTCGCTATTTGCATTGTTGCTGATTTAATTAATTTCTTTATTCCAACCAATATCTATTCATTTACAATTTTATCTGCAATTGCTTTCATCGGGATCAGTATTCCAAATGGCATAACATGGGCACTTGTATCCGATATCATTGATTATGGTGAGTGGGTTTCAGGAGAGCGTAAAGAGGCAACGACATATTCACTGTTCAATTTTTCAAGGAAATTAGCTCAGTCTTTAGCCGGCTTTCTTTCAGGACTTGGGTTAAGTTTAATTGGTTATGTACCCAATGTGGCTCAAACAGCAGGGACCCTGCTTGGGATCAAGGGCCTACTAACCCTTTACCCTGCAATTGCGCTGACAATAGCCATGCTGATAATTGGAATTTTGTATAAATTAACAGACGAGAAACATGCAGAAATCATTCAAAAACTTGAAACCAGGTAA
- a CDS encoding efflux RND transporter periplasmic adaptor subunit, with the protein MKKLILIGTVLVLAIGGCVWFFMKDNAEPVIAKSVTATVEKGDLEVQISGSGSVAAINSEDITSSVTDEVDEVLVAKNELVEKGDELITFTDGSDPITAPFDGTVTTLDVEEGDRVSSSEVVAHVTDYKKLKTTISVDELDVPSVKKGQKVEIKASAFEDETFTGEVTSVAKEGTYENGVSSFDVTIKIDKPGDIKIGMSTEVSIVTNSVKDVLYVPIEAVQMDGEEKYVNIQQSGATEGATSTKATVETGISNDRYIEITSGLEEGQYVSLPITINESSTGSGGDGMRGGQGGEIRMQSGSGMPSGGMLNGGGMPSGKGGQ; encoded by the coding sequence ATGAAAAAGTTGATATTGATAGGTACGGTTTTAGTGCTGGCGATCGGGGGATGCGTTTGGTTTTTCATGAAGGATAATGCTGAGCCTGTAATTGCAAAGTCGGTGACGGCTACGGTAGAAAAGGGAGATCTTGAAGTTCAAATAAGCGGTTCCGGATCGGTCGCCGCAATCAATAGTGAGGACATCACTTCCTCGGTAACGGATGAAGTGGATGAAGTCCTTGTAGCGAAGAATGAGTTGGTTGAGAAAGGTGATGAACTCATTACCTTCACGGATGGAAGTGATCCGATAACGGCCCCATTCGATGGTACCGTGACAACATTGGATGTAGAAGAAGGGGATCGTGTATCAAGCAGTGAAGTGGTGGCACATGTTACGGATTATAAAAAATTGAAAACCACGATCAGTGTTGATGAATTGGATGTTCCAAGTGTTAAAAAAGGACAAAAAGTTGAAATTAAAGCCAGTGCTTTTGAAGATGAAACGTTCACGGGTGAAGTGACGAGTGTAGCAAAGGAAGGTACATATGAGAATGGTGTTTCTTCATTCGATGTCACTATCAAGATTGACAAACCTGGCGATATAAAAATTGGGATGTCGACTGAAGTGAGCATTGTGACGAATAGTGTAAAAGATGTTTTATATGTTCCGATTGAAGCAGTCCAAATGGACGGTGAAGAGAAATATGTGAATATACAACAATCCGGTGCAACTGAAGGGGCTACCAGTACAAAGGCAACGGTTGAGACTGGGATCAGTAACGATAGGTATATTGAAATAACTTCAGGCCTTGAAGAGGGTCAGTATGTTTCCTTGCCCATTACCATCAATGAAAGTTCCACTGGCAGTGGCGGCGATGGAATGAGGGGAGGCCAAGGTGGCGAAATACGAATGCAGAGTGGCAGCGGAATGCCGAGCGGCGGGATGCTAAACGGTGGCGGAATGCCAAGTGGCAAGGGAGGTCAGTAA
- a CDS encoding ABC transporter ATP-binding protein yields the protein MANPIIKINNMSKSYELGGETVKALQDVCLTIDKGDFISIIGPSGSGKSTFMNMIGCLDKPDMGEYLLDGKEVEKMKDNELAAIRNIKIGFIFQNFNLLAKLTALENVELPLVYRGASLKERREVANACLDMVGLSDRKNHLPTQLSGGQQQRVAVARALAGNPPVLLADEPTGALDSKTSKEVLQMLKELNEKGQTIILITHDLEVAKEATRVVRIQDGQLFENGGDWIEPERINEDGYTQYQNQ from the coding sequence ATGGCGAACCCTATCATAAAAATAAACAACATGTCCAAATCGTATGAATTAGGCGGCGAAACGGTTAAGGCTCTTCAAGATGTCTGTCTTACAATCGATAAAGGTGATTTCATTTCCATCATCGGACCTTCCGGATCAGGGAAATCGACCTTCATGAATATGATTGGCTGCCTTGACAAGCCTGACATGGGTGAATATCTTCTTGATGGAAAAGAAGTGGAAAAGATGAAGGATAATGAGTTAGCTGCCATTCGAAACATCAAAATAGGATTCATCTTTCAAAATTTCAACCTATTGGCAAAACTGACAGCGTTGGAGAATGTCGAACTTCCCCTGGTTTATAGAGGGGCAAGTTTGAAGGAAAGAAGAGAAGTGGCCAATGCGTGCCTTGATATGGTAGGACTGAGTGACCGGAAGAATCATTTGCCGACCCAACTTTCGGGTGGACAGCAGCAAAGGGTTGCGGTTGCAAGGGCACTTGCCGGTAATCCTCCCGTCTTATTGGCGGATGAGCCGACGGGTGCTCTTGATAGCAAAACGAGTAAAGAAGTGCTGCAAATGCTGAAAGAGTTGAATGAAAAGGGACAAACAATCATTCTTATAACCCATGACTTGGAAGTGGCAAAAGAAGCAACTCGTGTCGTTCGGATACAGGATGGTCAGCTATTTGAAAACGGAGGTGATTGGATTGAACCTGAGCGAATCAATGAAGATGGCTATACGCAGTATCAAAACCAATAA
- a CDS encoding DUF485 domain-containing protein translates to MASNDSIAKETEVSASTDYTKIVQSQSFQELLRKKRNFIVPLSIFFMVFYFTLPILTSYSKVLNSYAFGAISWAWVFAFAQFIMTWTLCILYSKKAAKFDQLVEKIVKEAKG, encoded by the coding sequence TTGGCATCAAACGATTCAATCGCAAAGGAAACCGAGGTAAGCGCTTCCACTGACTACACCAAGATTGTCCAATCACAATCATTTCAAGAACTCCTAAGGAAAAAACGCAATTTCATCGTCCCACTATCCATCTTTTTCATGGTCTTTTATTTCACCTTACCCATACTAACTTCCTATTCTAAAGTCCTTAACTCCTATGCTTTCGGGGCAATCAGCTGGGCCTGGGTTTTTGCCTTCGCTCAATTTATCATGACCTGGACATTATGCATCCTCTATTCCAAAAAAGCTGCGAAATTTGACCAATTAGTAGAAAAAATCGTTAAAGAAGCGAAAGGATAA
- a CDS encoding cation acetate symporter, whose amino-acid sequence MNILAFILFLIIVGLTLVITYFASRRTKTTADFYTADSSLTGWQNGWAIAGDYMSAASFLGIAGMVALSGFDGFFYSIGFLVAYLVVLYIVAEPLRNLGKYTLADMIAARFNEKKVRGVAALNTISISTFYMIAQLVGAGALIKLLLGIDYLYSVIIVGILMTVYVVFGGMTATSWVQIVKAVLLMAGTFIISIIVLAKFDFSVIEMFKQMKTATPLGGDFLNPGNKFKDPLDTLSLNLALVLGTAGLPHILIRFFTVKDAITARKSVVYATWIIGIFYIMTIFLGFGAAAFVGYDKIIAANAAGNMAAPLLAEAIGGDFLFAFVSAVAFATILAVVAGLVLSAASAFAHDFYGHIIRKGQATDKEQVVAARWASIGVSILSIILALFAQNMNVAFLVSLAFAVAASANLPIIIFTVFWKRFNTAGAVTGMIVGLVSSLLLVFLSPNVWSPIEGAAIFVGEPLFPLANPGIVSIPIGFIAAIVGTLLSSKKADAKKFDEILVTANTGMKDPI is encoded by the coding sequence ATGAATATACTTGCTTTCATATTATTTCTAATCATTGTCGGGCTAACATTGGTCATTACCTATTTTGCTTCACGGCGCACTAAAACGACCGCGGACTTTTATACGGCGGATAGCAGCCTGACTGGCTGGCAGAATGGCTGGGCCATTGCGGGTGATTATATGTCCGCAGCCTCATTTTTGGGGATAGCCGGCATGGTCGCACTCTCTGGATTTGATGGTTTTTTCTATAGCATAGGTTTTCTGGTTGCATATCTGGTCGTTCTCTATATCGTGGCCGAACCGCTCCGTAACCTTGGTAAATATACACTGGCGGACATGATCGCTGCCCGTTTCAATGAAAAGAAGGTACGCGGGGTCGCTGCCCTTAACACCATTTCCATTTCAACCTTTTATATGATTGCCCAACTGGTCGGTGCAGGTGCCCTTATAAAACTCTTACTTGGAATTGATTATCTATACTCCGTCATCATTGTTGGTATTTTAATGACCGTCTATGTCGTATTTGGCGGTATGACGGCCACCAGTTGGGTCCAAATCGTAAAAGCCGTTTTATTGATGGCAGGTACATTCATCATCTCCATTATCGTGTTGGCGAAATTCGACTTTAGCGTGATCGAGATGTTCAAGCAGATGAAAACAGCCACCCCTTTAGGCGGGGATTTCCTCAACCCAGGTAACAAATTCAAGGATCCTTTGGATACTTTATCCCTTAATTTGGCGCTGGTACTCGGTACAGCTGGACTTCCTCACATTCTCATACGTTTCTTTACGGTAAAAGACGCCATCACAGCCCGCAAGTCCGTAGTATATGCCACTTGGATCATTGGCATCTTTTATATAATGACCATTTTCCTGGGCTTTGGAGCGGCAGCTTTTGTTGGATATGACAAAATCATAGCCGCGAATGCTGCCGGCAATATGGCCGCTCCGCTGCTTGCCGAAGCCATTGGAGGTGACTTCCTGTTCGCCTTTGTTTCTGCAGTTGCTTTCGCAACCATTTTAGCGGTTGTAGCAGGTCTCGTTCTATCGGCAGCTTCTGCTTTTGCCCATGACTTTTATGGCCACATCATCCGTAAAGGTCAGGCCACTGACAAAGAACAAGTCGTTGCAGCCCGTTGGGCATCCATCGGAGTATCCATTCTCTCCATCATCCTTGCTTTATTTGCCCAAAACATGAATGTCGCCTTCCTTGTTTCACTTGCCTTTGCCGTCGCTGCCAGTGCCAATCTGCCCATCATCATCTTCACGGTATTCTGGAAACGTTTTAACACAGCCGGGGCTGTTACGGGCATGATAGTTGGACTGGTCAGTTCTTTATTGCTTGTGTTCCTAAGTCCCAATGTCTGGTCACCGATAGAGGGAGCGGCAATATTCGTTGGGGAACCATTATTCCCGCTTGCCAATCCAGGCATCGTCTCGATCCCGATTGGCTTTATCGCAGCCATCGTCGGAACTCTGCTGTCAAGCAAGAAAGCTGATGCCAAAAAATTCGATGAAATATTGGTTACAGCTAACACTGGAATGAAAGATCCTATATAA
- a CDS encoding threonine/serine exporter family protein → MDDQLPYNEIIDVCLLAGKIMLQNGAETSRVEDTMVRIAAAFGCGDSHSFSTPTGIIFSLDGMHPASKLIRVSQRSTDLHKVTLVNSISRSISSKEMTPEEAYLRLKQIEKAGMGYPMWGQVFAAFIASGCFLIMFQGQWNDFIWSCIAGGMGFSCLLYLHRLLEVRFFAEFIASLVVGLVAMFFVQIGVGGHLDTIIIGAVMPLVPGLLITNAARDLIAGHLVSGLSKGADAGLTALAIGAGISAAFVFL, encoded by the coding sequence ATGGATGATCAGTTACCATACAATGAAATTATAGATGTATGTTTGCTTGCGGGAAAAATCATGCTTCAGAACGGAGCGGAAACTTCGCGGGTGGAAGATACGATGGTGAGAATTGCTGCAGCTTTTGGATGCGGTGACTCACACAGTTTTTCAACACCTACAGGAATCATTTTTTCGCTGGATGGTATGCACCCAGCTTCAAAATTGATTCGAGTTTCCCAACGATCTACAGATTTACATAAGGTAACGCTTGTTAACAGTATATCCCGAAGCATTTCCAGCAAGGAAATGACACCGGAGGAAGCTTATTTACGATTAAAACAAATCGAAAAGGCTGGGATGGGGTATCCCATGTGGGGTCAGGTTTTTGCAGCTTTTATAGCGAGCGGCTGTTTTTTAATCATGTTCCAAGGACAGTGGAATGATTTCATCTGGTCCTGTATAGCTGGGGGAATGGGATTCTCCTGCCTGCTTTATTTGCACAGGTTACTGGAAGTTCGTTTTTTTGCTGAATTTATAGCCTCTTTGGTTGTGGGTTTAGTAGCTATGTTCTTTGTCCAGATTGGTGTTGGAGGTCATTTGGATACGATAATCATTGGAGCGGTGATGCCCCTTGTGCCAGGTCTGTTAATTACGAATGCAGCCAGGGATTTAATTGCAGGCCATTTAGTTTCGGGTCTATCCAAGGGTGCGGATGCAGGTTTGACTGCTTTAGCAATTGGGGCAGGAATATCTGCAGCGTTTGTTTTCTTATGA